From the genome of Verrucomicrobiia bacterium, one region includes:
- the ispE gene encoding 4-(cytidine 5'-diphospho)-2-C-methyl-D-erythritol kinase translates to MVGAFFLRSNGADFDPGEPLMQTLEKQSPGKVNLLLNLLGKRPDGFHELETIFHPLRCFDELAFSRGGVGVQLTCNRTDLPTDSRNLVHRAATAFFQAARISDGVRIHLTKHLPLAAGLGGGSSNAAITLLGLNELFDHPLTSSQLHALAAALGSDVNFFLQNQPALATGRGEKIEPLHEFPALRNAAFFLVHPGFGVSTAWAYQALARFPTARNGIPGRAQRLITLLQTTDLATAGRAFYNSLEAPVLEKYPILALYQEFLRTHGAPAALMSGSGSTTFALFPDLNRAEAMLETFPAQFGRAGWMAAIPV, encoded by the coding sequence TTGGTTGGCGCGTTTTTTCTGCGGTCGAACGGCGCGGACTTTGACCCGGGCGAGCCTTTGATGCAAACCTTGGAAAAGCAATCTCCCGGCAAAGTCAACCTGTTGCTGAACCTGCTCGGCAAACGCCCGGATGGTTTTCACGAACTGGAAACCATTTTCCATCCCCTCCGGTGCTTTGACGAACTGGCCTTTTCCCGTGGCGGCGTTGGCGTGCAACTCACCTGTAATCGGACGGATTTGCCCACCGACAGCCGCAATCTGGTTCATCGCGCCGCCACTGCATTTTTTCAGGCCGCACGGATTTCCGACGGCGTGCGCATCCATTTGACAAAGCATTTGCCGTTGGCCGCAGGATTAGGCGGCGGCAGTAGCAACGCCGCCATCACCCTGCTGGGGCTGAATGAATTGTTTGATCACCCACTGACCTCCAGCCAACTGCATGCGCTGGCTGCTGCCTTGGGATCGGATGTGAATTTCTTTCTGCAAAATCAACCCGCGTTGGCAACCGGGCGCGGAGAAAAAATCGAACCGCTGCATGAATTTCCAGCCTTACGGAACGCGGCTTTTTTTCTGGTACATCCGGGCTTTGGCGTTTCTACAGCTTGGGCCTACCAAGCGCTGGCACGATTTCCAACGGCGCGAAATGGAATACCGGGGCGCGCCCAGCGCTTGATTACTTTGCTACAGACGACCGACCTCGCGACTGCGGGCCGGGCATTTTACAACTCGCTCGAAGCTCCGGTGTTGGAAAAATATCCCATCCTCGCGCTGTATCAGGAATTTTTGCGCACCCATGGCGCACCAGCCGCTTTGATGTCTGGCAGCGGCTCAACCACCTTTGCGCTTTTCCCCGATTTGAACCGCGCCGAAGCAATGCTGGAAACATTCCCGGCTCAATTCGGGCGCGCGGGTTGGATGGCAGCCATCCCGGTTTAA
- a CDS encoding exosortase system-associated protein, TIGR04073 family — protein MIKRFSILGGIAVVATLMTGCTGPENKLGRGINNFYEPVRLAEWRRSVEQTSFAMPEERNYNTGVIKGFNKTMARAGVGLYEIITFPFPPYDPVFTDYLAPTPQYPDSYRPGVISDSVFATDTDIGFGGGDIAPFLPGSRFRIFDN, from the coding sequence ATGATTAAAAGATTTTCCATTCTTGGCGGAATCGCGGTGGTAGCCACCCTGATGACGGGTTGCACGGGACCGGAGAACAAACTCGGCCGCGGCATCAACAATTTCTACGAACCCGTTCGTTTGGCGGAATGGCGCCGCAGCGTGGAACAAACCTCGTTCGCGATGCCGGAAGAACGCAATTACAACACCGGCGTCATCAAAGGCTTCAATAAGACCATGGCGCGGGCGGGCGTCGGGCTGTATGAAATCATCACCTTTCCGTTTCCGCCCTATGATCCGGTGTTCACCGATTATCTGGCCCCGACCCCGCAATATCCGGACAGCTACCGGCCGGGGGTCATTTCCGATTCTGTTTTTGCGACGGATACGGACATTGGCTTTGGCGGCGGGGATATCGCGCCCTTTCTGCCCGGCAGCCGATTCCGCATTTTCGACAATTAA
- a CDS encoding zinc ribbon domain-containing protein: MPLYEYELCEGDCKVCGGRFTLNRPLSAKPLTHCPACKRPVRKVLSNFNTPHKLKPLSVTDAKKAGFTVLKRVNKGEYERQ, translated from the coding sequence ATGCCACTTTATGAATACGAATTGTGTGAAGGCGACTGCAAGGTGTGCGGGGGCCGATTCACACTGAACCGCCCGCTATCCGCGAAACCGTTGACACATTGCCCGGCCTGCAAGCGGCCCGTGCGCAAGGTTCTTTCCAACTTCAACACGCCGCACAAGTTGAAGCCCCTTTCCGTCACCGACGCGAAAAAAGCCGGATTTACAGTCCTCAAGCGGGTAAACAAGGGGGAATATGAGCGCCAATAA
- a CDS encoding ribonuclease H-like domain-containing protein, producing the protein MQMAKNIVYFDLETQKSAEEVGGWNNVNRMGLSVGVTYSTARGDYKIYGEKQVNALLTELQRADLVVGFNILRFDYEVLHGYTPFDLTQLPTLDMLVDLQAELQHRLSLDSIATATLGVEKTAEGLQAIEWFKQGKLLEIAEYCCYDVKITRLVHEYGATRRQLYYHNRFGKKLVVPVKWGN; encoded by the coding sequence ATGCAGATGGCGAAAAACATCGTTTATTTCGATCTTGAAACGCAAAAATCCGCCGAGGAAGTGGGCGGCTGGAACAATGTTAATCGCATGGGGCTGAGCGTGGGCGTGACCTACAGCACGGCCCGTGGCGACTACAAGATTTATGGCGAGAAGCAGGTCAACGCCCTGCTGACGGAATTGCAACGCGCCGACCTCGTCGTTGGTTTCAACATCCTGCGCTTCGATTACGAAGTGCTGCACGGTTACACTCCGTTTGATCTGACGCAATTGCCCACGCTCGACATGTTGGTGGATTTGCAGGCCGAGCTCCAACACCGGCTTTCGCTCGACTCCATTGCGACCGCGACTTTGGGGGTGGAAAAAACCGCCGAAGGCTTGCAGGCGATCGAGTGGTTCAAACAAGGCAAACTGTTGGAAATCGCGGAGTACTGCTGTTACGACGTAAAAATCACCCGGTTGGTGCATGAGTATGGCGCGACGCGCCGCCAGCTTTATTATCACAACCGCTTCGGGAAAAAACTTGTCGTCCCGGTGAAATGGGGCAATTAA
- a CDS encoding sigma-54 dependent transcriptional regulator — protein sequence MSADTRKFNKAPRLLIVDDDAGQRSLLSSFLQSQGYDTVAVDSGERALTTLREAEFSMMISDVRMPGISGLETLRRAREQNTALPVLLVTAYTDIRDAVGAMRDGAVNYLAKPIDLDELLAIIQKVTGTAKPTAPTVALPPLPGGILAQSPLMQAVFRDAALVAPSDTRILITGESGVGKEVVADVIHTWSRRASGPLIKVNCAAIPENLLESELFGHEKGAFTSAIAQRIGRFEEAHDGTIFLDEIGDMTAPLQAKLLRVTQNGSFSRVGSNREWQTNARILAATNKNLEERVRSGAFREDLFYRLNVVELNVPPLRERPEDILPLAAHFIAEFTQGRARFAAAVTEGLARYSWPGNVRELRNAMERAALLSRGEMILPEHLPARVRAAVEQAAPTTLPDAQRLEEIERHAIFQALREHQGNRTETARALGISRRALLYKLQRFREQGFEV from the coding sequence ATGTCAGCCGACACCCGCAAGTTTAACAAAGCCCCGCGCCTCCTGATCGTGGATGACGACGCCGGGCAGCGCAGCCTGTTGAGTTCGTTTTTGCAATCGCAAGGCTACGACACGGTGGCGGTGGATTCCGGCGAACGCGCGTTGACCACGCTGCGCGAAGCGGAATTCAGCATGATGATTTCGGACGTGCGCATGCCGGGCATTTCCGGACTGGAAACCTTGCGCCGCGCGCGGGAGCAGAACACCGCGCTTCCGGTGTTGTTGGTCACGGCGTACACGGACATTCGCGACGCCGTCGGGGCCATGCGCGATGGCGCGGTGAACTACCTCGCCAAACCGATTGATCTGGATGAGCTGCTCGCCATCATTCAAAAGGTAACGGGAACCGCCAAGCCAACCGCACCCACCGTTGCACTGCCGCCGCTGCCCGGCGGCATCCTCGCGCAAAGTCCGCTGATGCAGGCGGTGTTCCGCGATGCGGCGCTCGTGGCTCCGTCCGACACGCGCATCCTGATCACGGGTGAAAGCGGAGTGGGCAAAGAAGTCGTGGCGGACGTCATTCACACCTGGAGCCGTCGGGCGTCTGGACCTTTGATCAAAGTGAACTGCGCCGCCATCCCGGAAAATCTGTTGGAATCCGAATTGTTCGGTCACGAAAAGGGCGCTTTTACCAGCGCCATTGCCCAGCGCATTGGGCGGTTTGAAGAAGCGCATGACGGCACCATTTTCCTCGATGAAATTGGGGACATGACCGCGCCCCTGCAGGCCAAGCTGCTGCGCGTCACTCAAAATGGCAGTTTTAGTCGGGTCGGCTCCAACCGCGAATGGCAGACGAACGCGCGCATCCTGGCGGCCACCAACAAAAATCTCGAAGAACGGGTGCGCAGCGGCGCGTTCCGCGAAGACTTGTTTTATCGGCTTAATGTCGTGGAATTGAACGTGCCACCGCTGCGGGAGCGTCCCGAGGATATCCTGCCGTTGGCGGCTCATTTCATTGCGGAATTTACCCAGGGCCGGGCGCGCTTTGCGGCGGCGGTAACCGAAGGTCTCGCCCGATACTCCTGGCCGGGCAATGTGCGCGAGTTGCGTAATGCCATGGAGCGGGCGGCGTTGTTGTCGCGCGGGGAAATGATCCTGCCCGAACACCTTCCGGCTCGAGTCCGCGCCGCAGTCGAACAAGCCGCGCCAACCACGCTGCCGGATGCGCAGCGTTTGGAGGAAATCGAGCGTCACGCCATTTTTCAGGCTCTGCGCGAACACCAAGGGAATCGCACCGAAACCGCGCGCGCGTTGGGCATCAGCCGCCGCGCGTTGTTGTACAAATTGCAACGCTTCCGCGAGCAAGGCTTCGAAGTTTAG
- a CDS encoding tetratricopeptide repeat protein, whose product MATTLTQSEEAQFAQTIEMFEVITQSQPNDYQSLEILKEAYSKLGREAEVISTAKRIAQAYVQTGQFSSAILEYETILQQHPNDPEAQKALREIEAKSSTSITYGEETAMFRRPTEGGDLAQPATGTFSGVLEDGRKPMHKIFVKSKLMAESDFDACWPSLDLTTPPTEVCDSFLRTVADKGLVATETALKLISDRSRLPCLPLERYEVDFELARTFPAASCRRWCVLPFDRMSKSVLIATTNPFNQQVIKELQAATSDRLLWYLASPAEIVKNLQKIFR is encoded by the coding sequence ATGGCCACGACGTTAACGCAGAGCGAAGAAGCCCAATTTGCCCAGACGATTGAGATGTTTGAGGTCATCACTCAATCGCAGCCCAATGACTATCAATCGTTGGAGATTCTCAAGGAGGCTTACAGCAAGTTGGGCCGCGAAGCCGAGGTCATCAGCACCGCCAAACGCATCGCCCAAGCGTACGTCCAAACGGGACAGTTTTCCTCGGCGATCCTCGAATACGAGACGATTTTACAGCAGCATCCCAACGATCCCGAAGCGCAAAAAGCGCTCCGGGAAATCGAAGCCAAATCTTCCACCAGCATCACCTACGGCGAGGAAACCGCCATGTTCCGCCGCCCAACCGAGGGCGGCGATCTGGCGCAGCCCGCGACGGGGACCTTCTCCGGAGTGTTGGAGGATGGCCGCAAGCCGATGCACAAAATTTTCGTCAAAAGCAAACTCATGGCGGAGTCAGACTTCGACGCGTGCTGGCCTAGTTTGGATTTAACCACGCCGCCCACCGAGGTTTGCGATTCATTCCTGCGAACCGTCGCCGACAAGGGACTGGTCGCCACCGAAACCGCGCTGAAATTGATCAGCGACCGGTCGCGCCTGCCCTGTCTGCCGTTGGAGCGTTATGAAGTGGATTTCGAGCTGGCGCGCACCTTTCCCGCCGCGAGCTGTCGGCGCTGGTGCGTCCTGCCGTTTGATCGCATGAGCAAATCCGTGCTCATTGCCACCACGAACCCGTTTAATCAGCAGGTGATCAAGGAACTGCAAGCCGCCACCTCTGACCGGTTGTTGTGGTACCTGGCGTCGCCGGCTGAAATCGTGAAGAACCTGCAGAAAATTTTCCGTTAA
- the tadA gene encoding Flp pilus assembly complex ATPase component TadA: protein MRPIKTFGERIADALVEDGLLSSQQVEELLEQQKTEGARFVKLVTEKAYVSEQDLTVSMGRVLNVPPINLARISVPVEVADLLPREVAHNHRVLPVSRVDNKLFLAMADPLNVLAIDDVKRITKLEVFPLIASDKAIADKFNLLDTAKSGSMEEILQDAANQGVDGDGEFETVKESVEEVNLDQLAASSEEAPVIKLANIIVMQAIKDRASDIHIEPFERVLRLRYRIDGSLVDATPPPKSMQLALASRFKIMASLDIAERRLPQDGRMRVRVGGKDYDLRVSIMPTVHGEKIVLRVLDKGNLSASLDRLGLDPDTFTQFKQAVDAPHGLILVTGPTGSGKTTTLYSALNELNSPIFNIVTVEDPVEFQIPGINQVPVKKEIGLTFANALRSILRQDPDIVMIGEIRDMETAEIAIEASLTGHQVLSTMHCNDAPGAIARLDDMGIAPFLISSSVILSCAQRLLRRICPHCKEPVTYPTKMFDDLQLDPSVFDGVTLYRGRGCDRCKNTGYAGRLAIIEAMTVTDEIRKLIIARANSREISKVAISQGMKTLRMVALDRARDGASTLEQVMLMTSAH from the coding sequence ATGCGTCCCATAAAAACTTTTGGTGAGCGAATCGCCGACGCGCTGGTCGAGGACGGTTTGTTGTCGAGCCAGCAGGTGGAAGAACTGTTGGAACAACAGAAGACCGAGGGCGCGCGCTTCGTCAAACTCGTCACCGAGAAAGCCTACGTCAGCGAGCAGGACCTGACCGTTTCCATGGGCCGGGTGCTGAACGTGCCGCCCATCAATCTGGCGCGGATTTCAGTTCCGGTGGAAGTTGCCGATTTGCTGCCGCGTGAAGTTGCGCATAACCATCGCGTGCTGCCGGTTTCGCGCGTGGACAACAAGTTGTTCCTCGCGATGGCCGATCCGTTGAACGTCCTGGCCATTGACGACGTCAAGCGCATCACCAAGCTGGAAGTTTTCCCGCTGATCGCCTCCGACAAGGCGATTGCGGACAAATTCAACCTGTTGGACACCGCCAAGAGCGGCAGCATGGAGGAGATTCTCCAAGACGCCGCGAATCAGGGCGTGGACGGGGATGGGGAATTCGAGACGGTTAAAGAGTCGGTCGAAGAGGTGAATCTCGACCAACTGGCGGCTTCCAGTGAGGAAGCTCCGGTCATCAAGCTGGCCAACATCATCGTGATGCAGGCCATCAAGGATCGCGCCAGTGATATTCATATTGAACCGTTCGAGCGGGTGTTGCGCCTGCGCTACCGTATTGACGGATCATTGGTGGACGCCACGCCGCCGCCCAAGAGCATGCAATTGGCGCTTGCGTCGCGCTTCAAAATCATGGCGAGTCTGGACATCGCCGAGCGGCGGTTGCCCCAGGACGGACGCATGCGGGTGCGAGTCGGCGGCAAGGATTATGATTTGCGCGTTTCCATCATGCCCACCGTGCATGGCGAGAAGATCGTGTTGCGCGTGCTCGACAAAGGCAATCTTTCCGCCAGTCTCGACCGGTTGGGACTGGACCCCGACACCTTTACCCAATTCAAACAAGCGGTGGATGCGCCGCACGGTTTGATCCTGGTCACCGGACCGACCGGCTCGGGCAAAACAACGACGCTTTACTCCGCGTTGAACGAACTGAACAGCCCCATTTTCAATATCGTCACGGTGGAAGATCCGGTGGAATTTCAGATTCCCGGCATCAACCAGGTCCCGGTCAAAAAGGAAATCGGCCTTACCTTTGCGAACGCCCTGCGCTCCATTTTGCGTCAGGACCCGGACATTGTGATGATTGGTGAAATCCGCGACATGGAAACCGCTGAAATTGCCATCGAGGCGTCACTCACCGGTCACCAGGTGCTCTCCACGATGCACTGTAACGACGCGCCTGGCGCGATTGCGCGTTTGGACGACATGGGCATCGCACCGTTCCTGATTTCTTCGTCCGTCATCTTGTCCTGCGCGCAACGGTTGCTGCGCCGCATCTGTCCGCATTGCAAGGAGCCGGTGACTTACCCCACCAAGATGTTCGATGATTTGCAACTGGACCCCAGTGTGTTCGACGGCGTTACGCTCTATCGCGGTCGTGGCTGTGACCGGTGTAAAAATACGGGTTACGCCGGGCGACTGGCGATTATCGAAGCCATGACGGTGACGGATGAGATTCGAAAACTGATCATTGCCCGCGCCAATTCGCGTGAGATCAGCAAGGTCGCCATCAGTCAGGGTATGAAAACACTGCGCATGGTGGCGCTGGATCGTGCCCGCGACGGAGCTTCCACCCTCGAACAGGTCATGTTGATGACCTCGGCGCACTGA